Genomic DNA from Acidimicrobiales bacterium:
CCGTGCCGCTCGGGATGGAGCTGCGCAGGCCCTCCTCGGCCTCTGCGGTGCTGACCTGCTCGAGGAGGCTCTCCAACGCCCGCCCGATGGTGAGCGGCGCCTCGACCTCCCGCCGGACCTGGGTGAGCACGCCGTCACCGTCGACCAGGTACACCGATGCCGGCACGGTTGCCGCCACCGGCGACGTCGTGGTGGTGGTGGTGCTTGGGTCGAGGAGCCCGAAGGGGACCTGGTCGCTCGAGATGGCCCGGGGCTCACCGTCGCTGCCCGTGCCGCAACCGGCCACCGCGAGGGCCATCGCCATGGCCACGAGGCCGCTGCGGTGCGCCCTCATGCCGGTTCCCCAGCCCGCGCCTGAACGTCGGCCAGGTCCTGGTCGGCGTCATCTCCGTGCGCCGCCGTGACGGGAAGGGCGACCACGAAGCGCGCACCGGGCTGGCCGTCGCCCCGCTCCTCCACCCACACGCGCCCGCCGTGGAGCTGCACGTGCTCCTTGACGAGGGCGAGTCCGAGACCCACCCCGTCGCTCGTGCCCCGATGGCCGGCGGCCGACGCCGCGCGGGAGAAGCGGTCGAAGATCCGCTCCCGATCGGTCGGTCCGACTCCGGGCCCGAGGTCCTCCACCACGATGCGGGCCTCGTCGTCGATGTGCTCGACCACCACGGCGCTGGCGCCGCCGGCGTACTTCTCGGCGTTGGAGAGCAGGTTGGTGATCACTCGCACCATCCGGCGTTTGTCGGCCTCGACCGTGAGCGACGACGCGGTGGGGTCCACGCGCACGGCCACATCGGAGCCGGTGGTGGCCACGGCGTGGCGCACCAGCTCGTCGATGCGGACGTGGTCCCGCTCGAGATGGGCGGCGCCGGCGTCGAAGCGGGAGATCTCGAGGAGGTCCTCGACCATCGCCGAGAAGCGCTGCACGTCGGCGACGAGCAGGTCGAGAGCGAACTGCGCGCGGGCGGGCATCTCCTCGCGGCGGCCCTGGAGCACCTCGATGGAGGCGCTCAGGGTCGTCAGCGGCGAGCGCAGCTCGTGGCTCACATCGGACGCGAAGCGCGCGTCGCGCTCGATGCGCTCCTCGAGGGCGCTGGCCATCTCGTTGAAGGAGGCGACGAGCGTGCCGAGGTCGGGGTCGTCGTTGCGCGCCAGGCGCGTGTCGAGGCGACCGCCGGCGATGGCCACCGCGGCGGCGCTGACGTCTGCCAGGGGACGCAGCACCCGGCGGCTGCCGGTGGTGCCGATGGCCGCCCCCGCCAAGGTGGTGAGCACCGCCGCCGCCGTGAGGGCGGTGGCGAGGTTGTTGAGGGCGGCGTCGACGTCGCCGAACGAGGTGATCTCGAAGTAGGAGGCACCGACGGCGCGGATGGGGACACCGATGGCGTAGTGGGTCTCGCCGTCGAGGGTGTAGCGCTGGCGGACCGTGGCCCCGTCGCTGATGACCGCGTCGCGCAGCTCCACGGGCATCTGGTCGCGACCCTTGCTCTGGTTCGAGGCGAACCACTCGTCGTCGTGGTGCAGCACCGGGTTCCCCCCACCGGGGTTCTGGAGCGTCTCGATCAGCTCGATGCGAGGTGTGTCGGCCGATCGGAGCCCGTCGCGAACCTGGCTGGCGTTCTGGAAGGCCTGGCTGGTGGCGGTGGACTCCCGCTGGCGGACGATGTTCTCGCGAACCAGGCCATAGGCGGCGACCGACAGCACGACCGACAGGAGCAGCGCGCCCAGGGCGAAGGCCGCGGTGACGCGGGCACGCAGCCCGAGCAGGAGGCGACGGCGGCGACCGCCGTCGCCCGGCTCCTTGTCGAGCTGCTGCGCGTCGACGACCACGCCGGTCAGACCTGGAGCTTGTAGCCGAGCCCGCGCACGGTGACCACGTGGCGCGGGTTGGCGGCGTCGCCCTCGACCTTGGTGCGGAGCCGGCGGACGTGCACGTCGACGAGCCGGCCGTCACCGAAGTAGTCGTAGCCCCAGACCCGGTCGAGCAGCTGCTCGCGGCTGAAGACCCGCCCGGGAGTGGAGGCGAGCTCGCAGAGCAGGCGGAACTCGGTCTTGGTGAGGTGCACCTCCTCGCCTCCGCGGCGCACCACACCCTCGTCGGGGATGATCTCGAGGTCACCGAAGTTCAGGTGGGTGCTTCCGGGCGCCGCTGGGCGGGCACGGCGGAGCAGGGCGCGGATCCTCGCCGAGAGCTCCTTCGGCTGGAAGGG
This window encodes:
- a CDS encoding GerMN domain-containing protein, coding for MRAHRSGLVAMAMALAVAGCGTGSDGEPRAISSDQVPFGLLDPSTTTTTTSPVAATVPASVYLVDGDGVLTQVRREVEAPLTIGRALESLLEQVSTAEAEEGLRSSIPSGTELRDFSAPEAGIVTIDLSSSIDNVTGEPLRRALAQIVWTATAVPEVNRILIAVDGEPREVPDGNGVSTATPLSRTDYAVFTSRPTTTTSPPENDQPTSEGP
- a CDS encoding response regulator transcription factor; its protein translation is MGTRILTVEDDERIRTAVRMALEDEGWEVVESESGEGGIEAFASAPTDVVLIDLMLPGIDGFEVCRAIRKTSDVPILMVTARADTHDVVAGLEAGADDYVTKPFQPKELSARIRALLRRARPAAPGSTHLNFGDLEIIPDEGVVRRGGEEVHLTKTEFRLLCELASTPGRVFSREQLLDRVWGYDYFGDGRLVDVHVRRLRTKVEGDAANPRHVVTVRGLGYKLQV
- a CDS encoding HAMP domain-containing sensor histidine kinase, which translates into the protein MVVDAQQLDKEPGDGGRRRRLLLGLRARVTAAFALGALLLSVVLSVAAYGLVRENIVRQRESTATSQAFQNASQVRDGLRSADTPRIELIETLQNPGGGNPVLHHDDEWFASNQSKGRDQMPVELRDAVISDGATVRQRYTLDGETHYAIGVPIRAVGASYFEITSFGDVDAALNNLATALTAAAVLTTLAGAAIGTTGSRRVLRPLADVSAAAVAIAGGRLDTRLARNDDPDLGTLVASFNEMASALEERIERDARFASDVSHELRSPLTTLSASIEVLQGRREEMPARAQFALDLLVADVQRFSAMVEDLLEISRFDAGAAHLERDHVRIDELVRHAVATTGSDVAVRVDPTASSLTVEADKRRMVRVITNLLSNAEKYAGGASAVVVEHIDDEARIVVEDLGPGVGPTDRERIFDRFSRAASAAGHRGTSDGVGLGLALVKEHVQLHGGRVWVEERGDGQPGARFVVALPVTAAHGDDADQDLADVQARAGEPA